A stretch of DNA from Spirosoma endbachense:
GTAGTAGTCATGTGGTTGATTACAACCCTATAAGCCAAGCACTAGTATGATTAATTAAATAGCAGGGAATTGCCGTAATATACCCCTTATGGAGGATGGCTTTCCCATAAAATGGTATCTTATCGATCAAAGCCAGTTCGATTCCATTCTACCGCCTTCTATATGTCAAACAACGGAGTGTTTTCCGCAACTCAACTGTAAAAAAAGCCAAAGCTTAATTCGTTTAGTCTAAAATTTTTTGTATTATACAGGGAATTATTTGGCAAAAGTGAATTTTTATTATAAATATTTTACTATTTAATAAAACCTTTTGCGGTCGATATAGGAGAAAGCTGTCGTGTATATGATGACTAACTCCACTCAGTATGAGCCGTAAGGAATTTGGTTTTCTTCTGCAACAGTATCTAGACGGGAAATGCTCTGAGGAAGAGAAAGCATTTGTCGAGCATTGGTACGGGATCGTACAAAACAAGGACAGAGAACCATTGCAGGAAACGGATTTGCAGGATTTGGAACCTCTGCTTTGGCAGCAAATTCAGAGCCGGACGCAATCGCCGAAGGTCATTCCGATGCCGGTTAGCCAGCCAGTCCGTCAATTCTCCTTTCCTTGGATGGCGGTTGCGGCCACAGTTGTGCTGGTACTCCTGGCTGGCTGGTGGTTTTATCGGCAGCAATTCGGACTAACGAAATCAGGAAACGGGTTTCAGCCGGAAATTACCCATGCCGGATGGCAACTACGGACAAACTCGTCGGCCAAATCCGAAGTGATTCAGCTTCCTGATGGTAGCCAGGTTCGATTAGCACCCCAAAGTTCGATTCAGTTCCCGGCTGCATTCGCTGCTGATAAACGAGAAATTTTATTGATGGGGGAGGGCTTTTTTACGGTTCAAAAAATGCCATCGAGACCGTTTTACGTGTACACCGGCACGATTGTTACCAAGGTGTTAGGAACCAGTTTTTTAGTGAAAACACAGGCAACGACAAAACAAGTCGTTGTTGAAGTAGCAACTGGTCGGGTAGCCGTTTATAAGCAGGCAAAGGAAATTGAAACGATCGACACAACGAACGCAATTGTGTTGAATCCGAATCAGAAGGCAACCTATTCGCCCGATAATCAACAATTTGTAACGGGTCTTGTCGAGCATCCTCAACTGATTCAACCGACCAGATCCGAACCGGTGGCTCGCTCGTTTGAGTTTGATGATGTTCCGCTTCGTCGGGTAATCGATCAGCTGGAAGAAGCCTATGGCATAACGATCAGCCTTGAAAATGAAAATCAGAACGAATGCCCACTAACTGCCGATCTATCCAACCTTCCTTTATATGCTCAATTAGATATGATTTGTGCCGCCACAAAATCCAGCTACACCGTGCAGGGAACGACCATTGTGATCAGTGGAAAAGGATGTGCCAATCTCTAGTTAAACTCATGTAACAATCGCTAAACCTGATGCCTATGTAGATTCATTACACCCCTGTCGAAAAAAGAAGCTGAACATGTTTGCACCATGTTCAGCTTCGGAATCATCCCTCATGGAGCCTGGTAAGCTATTCATCTGTGGCATTGCACTGCCCAGTGAATGAGGGGTTTATTTGTCAAATCGTCCATTTAACAAACCCTTAAAGGTATGAAAAAATTTGATTCAGCTCTATTGAGTTGGTCATGCAGCCGACGTATACCGTTTTTTCTGCTGCTTATGAAACTATCTGTTGTACAACTCTTTTTGTTTATCACGTTTGTGGGCCTGTCCTATGGCTTCGACGGCAAAGCGCAGGAGCTTCTCAATAAGTCGATATCGCTGCACACCGAAGGGCAACGCCTTCGAACAGTTATCGGACAGATCGAGAAGCAAACGTCGATAAAGTTCGTGTACAGTTCCCGCAATATTGGGGTTGACCGACCCGTCACGATCCATCTGAACAATGTGCGGCTGGGCGATGCACTGGACCAACTGCTTAGGCCACTAAATCTGACCTATCAGCTTATTAATGGACATATTGTTTTAGACAGTATTGTTCAGGATGCTGAAACAAAGATAGAGGATGCCTTGCCCGAGCCCGAAGCGGCCGATCAGGTAATTACCGGTACCGTTACCGATGAGAAAGGGGAAAAGCTTCCCGGTGTCAGCATTGTTATCAAAGGAACCGCGCGGGGAACGACCAGCGATGCAAAAGGCCAGTTCAGACTTAGTGTTCCGGCTGAGAGGGTGACGCTGACGCTTTCGTTTGTCGGTTATAAGAGCCAGGATGTAGTCATTGGC
This window harbors:
- a CDS encoding FecR family protein, with translation MSRKEFGFLLQQYLDGKCSEEEKAFVEHWYGIVQNKDREPLQETDLQDLEPLLWQQIQSRTQSPKVIPMPVSQPVRQFSFPWMAVAATVVLVLLAGWWFYRQQFGLTKSGNGFQPEITHAGWQLRTNSSAKSEVIQLPDGSQVRLAPQSSIQFPAAFAADKREILLMGEGFFTVQKMPSRPFYVYTGTIVTKVLGTSFLVKTQATTKQVVVEVATGRVAVYKQAKEIETIDTTNAIVLNPNQKATYSPDNQQFVTGLVEHPQLIQPTRSEPVARSFEFDDVPLRRVIDQLEEAYGITISLENENQNECPLTADLSNLPLYAQLDMICAATKSSYTVQGTTIVISGKGCANL